The following proteins are co-located in the Camelina sativa cultivar DH55 chromosome 12, Cs, whole genome shotgun sequence genome:
- the LOC104732265 gene encoding xyloglucan endotransglucosylase/hydrolase protein 15-like — MGRNSSLAIVVATVLLMSMVGSAYSGNFFNEFDLTWGDHRGKIFNGGSMLSLSLDRVSGSGFKSKKEYLFGRIDMQLKLVAGNSAGTVTAYYLSSQGETHDEIDFEFLGNETGKPYVLHTNVFAQGKGNREQQFYLWFDPTKNFHTYSIVWRPQHIIFLVDNLPIRVFNNAEKLGVPFPKSQPMRIYSSLWNADDWATRGGLVKTDWSKAPFTAYYRGFNAAACTVSSGCDPKFKSSFGDGKLQIASELNAYGRRRLRWVQKYFMIYNYCSDLKRFPRGFPPECKRSRV, encoded by the exons ATGGGTCGAAACTCAAGCCTCGCCATCGTCGTGGCGACTGTTCTGCTGATGTCAATGGTCGGTTCTGCTTACTCAGGCAACTTCTTCAACGAGTTCGACCTCACGTGGGGTGACCACAGGGGCAAAATCTTCAACGGAGGAAGTATGTTGTCTTTGTCACTGGACCGGGTTTCCGGGTCAGGTTTCAAATCCAAGAAAGAGTATTTGTTCGGACGGATCGATATGCAGCTCAAACTCGTCGCCGGAAACTCCGCCGGCACCGTCACTGCTTACTAC tTGTCGTCACAAGGAGAAACACATGATGAGATAGACTTTGAGTTTCTTGGGAACGAGACAGGGAAGCCTTATGTTCTTCACACTAATGTCTTTGCTCAAGGGAAAGGAAACAGAGAGCAACAGTTTTATCTCTGGTTCGATCCAACCAAGAACTTTCACACTTACTCCATTGTCTGGAGACCCCAACACATCAT ATTCTTGGTGGACAATTTACCCATCAGAGTGTTCAACAATGCAGAGAAGCTAGGTGTTCCTTTCCCAAAGAGCCAACCCATGAGGATCTACTCTAGCCTGTGGAATGCAGATGATTGGGCCACGAGAGGTGGGTTGGTCAAGACTGACTGGTCCAAGGCTCCTTTCACAGCATACTACAGAGGATTCAACGCTGCGGCTTGCACTGTCTCTTCAGGATGTGACCCTAAATTCAAGAGTTCTTTTGGTGATGGTAAATTGCAGATAGCGAGCGAGCTCAATGCTTACGGCAGGAGGAGACTCAGATGGGTTCAGAAGTACTTCATGATCTACAATTATTGCTCTGATCTCAAAAGGTTCCCTCGTGGATTCCCTCCAGAATGCAAGAGGTCCAGAGTCTAA
- the LOC104732269 gene encoding UDP-glycosyltransferase 75C1 has translation MATSGNGCPRYPHYLLVTFPAQGHINPALQLANRLIHHGATVTYSTAISAHRRMGEPPSTKGLSFAWFTDGFDDGVKSSKDQKIYMSELKRCGSNGLSDIIRVNLDANTEPITGVIYSVLVPWAATVARKFHLPTTLLWIEPATVLDIYYYYFNTSYKHLFDTDPIKLPKLPLITTGDLPSFLQPSKALPSALVTLKEHIEALEPEPNPKILVNTFSALEHDALTSVEKLRMIPIGPLVSSSSDGKADLFKSSDEDYTKWLDSKLDKSVVYVSLGTHAEDLPEKHMEALTHGVLATNRPFLWIVREKNPQDKNRFLELIRGVERGLVVDWCSQTAVLAHRSMGCFVTHCGWNSTLESLESGVPVVAFPQFADQCTTSKLVEDAWRIGVKVKVGEDGHVDGEEVRRCLERVMSESEEAEEMRESAAKWMKLAVDAAVEGGPSDLNLKGFVEEYGF, from the coding sequence ATGGCTACTTCCGGTAATGGTTGTCCTCGTTATCCTCACTACTTGCTTGTAACTTTCCCGGCGCAAGGTCACATAAACCCGGCACTCCAACTAGCCAACCGTCTCATCCACCACGGTGCAACCGTAACATACTCCACTGCCATCTCAGCTCACCGTCGTATGGGCGAGCCACCTTCCACAAAAGGCTTGTCCTTCGCTTGGTTCACTGATGGATTCGACGACGGTGTTAAGTCCTCCAAAGACCAGAAGATCTACATGTCCGAACTCAAACGCTGCGGTTCGAACGGCCTCAGCGACATTATCAGAGTCAATCTTGACGCCAATACAGAGCCTATCACCGGCGTAATCTACTCTGTTCTCGTCCCTTGGGCTGCCACGGTAGCGCGTAAGTTTCACCTCCCGACTACACTTCTCTGGATCGAACCAGCCACTGTACTAGAcatctactactactacttcaaCACCTCTTACAAACACCTCTTCGACACTGATCCGATAAAACTACCGAAACTGCCACTGATCACCACTGGAGACCTCCCGTCGTTTCTTCAACCGTCGAAGGCATTACCATCGGCTCTTGTGACACTAAAAGAACACATCGAAGCTCTCGAGCCGGAACCAAACCCTAAGATTCTTGTGAACACTTTCTCTGCATTGGAGCACGATGCCTTAACCTCCGTTGAGAAACTCAGAATGATTCCAATAGGACCTttagtttcctcctcctccgacgGTAAAGCCGATCTTTTCAAATCTTCCGACGAGGATTACACGAAATGGCTAGACTCGAAGCTCGATAAGTCCGTGGTTTACGTTTCATTGGGAACTCATGCCGAAGATTTGCCGGAGAAACACATGGAGGCGCTCACTCACGGCGTGTTAGCCACAAACCGACCGTTTCTATGGATCGTGAGGGAGAAAAATCCACAAGACAAGAATCGGTTTCTTGAACTGATCAGAGGAGTTGAGCGAGGCTTGGTGGTGGATTGGTGTTCTCAGACGGCGGTTTTAGCGCATCGTTCGATGGGGTGTTTTGTGACTCACTGCGGTTGGAACTCGACGTTGGAGAGTTTAGAGAGTGGTGTTCCTGTGGTTGCGTTTCCGCAGTTTGCTGATCAGTGTACGACGTCGAAGCTTGTGGAGGATGCGTGGAGGATCGGAGTGAAGGTGAAGGTAGGGGAGGATGGACACGTGGATGGGGAGGAGGTGAGACGGTGTTTGGAGAGGGTGATGAGTGAGAGCGAAGAGgcggaggagatgagagagagtgCGGCGAAGTGGATGAAGCTGGCTGTTGATGCGGCTGTTGAAGGTGGACCGTCGGACTTGAATCTTAAGGGTTTTGTGGAAGAGTATGGGTTTTAA
- the LOC104732267 gene encoding F-box/LRR-repeat protein At4g14103-like has product MDRRDLISSLPEAINCHILSFLPTKEAASTSVLSKKWRYLFAFVPNLDLDDSVYLNPRNKLDISTSFMDFVDRVLALQGNSPLHKFSLKVRDGVDPVRITSWIHNVLGRGVSHLDLHLDLESEFLLPSEVYLSKTLVRLKLYFGLYPSFDAEDVHLPKLKTLHIESVHFEKHGVGLTKLLSGCHILEDLVLDDISWFIWDFASVSSPTLKRVTFCWQERDEFPKSVSFDTPNLVYLKITDTVAGKYPKVNFDSLVEAHIDICLLEPILIDYHEGYGENDMVGNATDFIMRLRNVKTLYLSPNTLQVLTYSCDAIPLFNNLSQLTIESDPTVGWQSLPGLLKNSPNLETLIFKGLIHKATDSCGDVCLCKPHEEGEEIRSCLSSSPVKVIKIRDFGAFNDDMEKQIKYFLETMPNLEKMIFYYKPPRFEDFIEVAGGLKRLFSKVASSKCALRLILSQRVPLPIRSLTS; this is encoded by the exons ATGGATCGTAGAGATTTAATCAGTAGTTTACCAGAGGCCATTAATTGCCATATCCTGTCCTTCCTTCCCACTAAAGAAGCTGCTTCCACATCGGTTCTTTCTAAAAAATGGCGGTATCTCTTTGCTTTTGTCCCTAATCTTGATTTGGATGACTCTGTTTATCTGAATCCTAGGAATAAGTTGGACATTTCCACAAgttttatggattttgtggaTAGAGTGTTGGCATTGCAAGGCAATTCTCCTCTACACAAGTTCTCTCTAAAGGTCAGAGACGGTGTTGATCCAGTCCGTATCACTTCTTGGATACACAACGTGTTGGGACGCGGTGTATCCCATCTTGATCTACACCTGGATCTTGAATCGGAGTTTCTGCTTCCTTCAGAGGTATACCTGAGCAAGACACTGGTTAGGCTGAAGCTATATTTTGGGCTATATCCCTCCTTTGATGCTGAAGATGTTCATCTCCCAAAGCTTAAGACACTTCATATTGAGTCAGTCCATTTTGAAAAGCATGGTGTGGGGCTTACCAAGCTTCTCTCTGGTTGTCACATACTTGAGGATTTAGTTCTGGATGATATATCTTGGTTCATATGGGACTTCGCCTCGGTGTCTTCCCCAACTCTCAAGAGAGTAACGTTTTGCTGGCAAGAGCGGGATGAGTTTCCAAAGAGTGTGTCTTTTGATACTCCGAATCTTGTCTACTTGAAGATTACTGACACGGTTGCAGGCAAGTATCCAAAAGTGAACTTTGATTCGCTTGTTGAAGCCCATATCGATATTTGCTTGTTGGAGCCCATATTGATAGATTACCATGAAGGTTATGGGGAGAATGATATGGTTGGCAATGCAACAGATTTTATAATGCGATTACGCAATGTCAAGACTCTTTATCTATCTCCCAACACTCTTCAG GTGCTTACTTACAGTTGTGATGCAATACCGCTCTTCAACAACCTGAGTCAATTAACCATTGAGAGTGATCCCACAGTAGGATGGCAGTCATTGCCGGGCTTGCTCAAGAATTCTCCAAATCTTGAAACTCTTATCTTTAAA GGCCTCATCCACAAAGCCACGGATAGCTGTGGAGATGTGTGCTTGTGCAAACCTCATGAGGAGGGAGAGGAGATTCGCAGTTGCTTATCATCAAGTCCGGTGAAGGTTATAAAGATACGGGACTTTGGTGCATTTAATGATGACATGGAGAAGCAGATCAAGTATTTCTTGGAGACAATGCCGAATCTTGAAAAGATGATTTTCTACTACAAACCACCAcgttttgaagattttattgAAGTTGCAGGCGGACTTAAGAGGCTATTTTCTAAAGTAGCTTCATCCAAGTGCGCTCTCCGACTAATCTTGTCACAGAGAGTACCTTTACCGATTAGAAGCCTAACCTCTTAA
- the LOC104732266 gene encoding uncharacterized protein LOC104732266, which yields MAAESDYSTIKKRMRFSSSSSSVRDTTTSKNLMASKLRNHSNRSTTVRFPPAVSHIGNRFLTDLRHQHASPPLTLSDKIVTKMPRVCPRVTVRNLCLRRVSSSPSSISSDWDFHVKGQNQTKELNLESPCDSPNSNVAIIGSNDIIQVVECSQTTRPDSEMFTSVAGSISQEIDGVSVKNVGVKLGSKIIRYPEKIFKNPGSVSYRRLLPYLTEAADDTRDADAANDRLPPTWSALLSPNTFVSPSAQNIHGNISPFKKMTSSSATKTHLCSKRKLFKVPGSVNYKRMLSYLRDSSEDNPGTTETSKHIDPQKNIEKNAPAIENKGAAAEAKDLKTCSNNVEAPLSDPDNEQETLPLAQFSC from the exons ATGGCGGCGGAATCAGATTATAGTACCATAAAGAAGAGAATgcgattttcttcttcttcttcgtcagttCGGGATACCACCACCTCTAAGAACCTTATGGCAAGCAAATTAAGGAATCATAGCAACCGCTCCACCACCGTTCGATTTCCACCAGCTGTGTCTCACATCGGAAACCGATTTCTCACGGATCTTCGTCACCAACATGCGTCACCACCTCTCACTCTCAGCGATAAAATTGTTACTAAAATGCCTCGGGTGTGTCCTCGTGTAACGGTGAGGAATCTGTGTCTCAGACGCGTATCCTCCTCCCCGAGTTCGATTTCTAGTGATTGGGATTTTCATGTGAAAGGGCAAAATCAAACCAAGGAACTGAATTTGGAATCTCCTTGCGATTCTCCCAATTCTAACG TTGCGATAATAGGAAGCAATGATATTATACAAGTAGTGGAATGCTCACAAACGACGCGACCGGATTCAGAAATGTTCACTAGTGTAGCAGGTTCTATCAGCCAAGAGATTGATGGAGTCTCTGTGAAGAACGTCGGTGTCAAACTCGGCAGCAAAATT ATTCGTTATCCGGAAAAGATTTTCAAGAATCCTGGTTCTGTGAGTTATAGGAGATTGCTTCCTTACTTGACTGAAGCTGCAGATGATACTAGAGATGCTGATGCAGCTAATGACCGACTCCCTCCTACCTGGTCTGCTTTGCTATCTCCCAATACCTTTGTTTCACCATCAGCACAGAACATACATGGAAACATTAGCCCTTTCAAGAAGATGACTTCATCTAGTGCCACCAAAACTCAT TTGTGTTCCAAGCGCAAGCTCTTTAAAGTGCCCGGTTCTGTTAATTACAAAAGAATGCTTTCATATCTTAGAGATAGCTCGGAGGATAATCCTG GGACGACTGAAACCAGTAAACATATAGATCCTCAGaagaatatagaaaaaaatgctCCAGCCATTGAGAATAAAGGGGCAGCAGCTGAAGCTAAAGATTTGAAAACATGCTCCAACAATGTTGAGGCGCCACTCTCTGATCCAGATAACGAACAGGAAACTCTTCCGTTAGCTCAGTTTAGCTGTTAG